One Thermofilum sp. genomic window carries:
- a CDS encoding MFS transporter, with amino-acid sequence MKAGRLNLLAILMLGWAVGAMYAGLVSGTLPLIRAELGLTPEEAGRVLSAWLLGMLLGAFLFGFAADRVGRKAALAAAAALMGVFTPLSAAARGWLDLAAYRVLAGAGNAGYMVTASVLMSEYAPTSVRGRSVAILESAWALGWLAALLLSRVLAPLYGWRAVFAASSAALALAPALYFLAPESLRYLVARGRLEEARSLAGKMGVEVPRPEPVRRTSLRDLVSKPYARRTAMLWVHWFCLVLAYWGIFLWLTDILHARGIPFVKSLDYSIAITLAQIPGYLSAAYLIETLGRRWLLAGYMLGAGTASALMWLSTSEPEVLLYGSLVSFFNLGAWGITYAYTPELYPTALRGTGSGWANSFGRVGGILGPYIAGVLMQAYGDPLAPFLLFAAVHVISAAVVGALGVETKGKPLEELVE; translated from the coding sequence GTGAAAGCCGGCCGGTTAAACCTCCTAGCCATCCTGATGCTCGGCTGGGCTGTAGGAGCGATGTACGCCGGGCTGGTGAGCGGCACGCTGCCCCTCATCCGCGCCGAGCTCGGCCTAACTCCGGAAGAAGCTGGCAGAGTTCTGAGCGCCTGGCTGCTGGGAATGCTCCTCGGAGCCTTCCTCTTCGGCTTCGCAGCCGATAGGGTGGGGAGAAAGGCCGCGCTCGCAGCTGCTGCAGCCTTGATGGGCGTCTTCACCCCTCTCAGCGCAGCCGCGAGGGGCTGGCTAGACCTCGCAGCCTACCGCGTCCTCGCGGGCGCCGGGAACGCCGGCTACATGGTTACCGCCAGCGTGCTTATGAGCGAGTACGCTCCCACGAGCGTGAGGGGGAGGAGCGTCGCCATCCTGGAGAGCGCTTGGGCTCTCGGCTGGCTCGCCGCGCTGCTGCTGTCGAGAGTGCTGGCCCCGCTCTACGGCTGGAGAGCAGTCTTCGCCGCATCCTCCGCTGCACTAGCGCTCGCGCCGGCTCTATACTTCCTCGCCCCCGAGTCTCTCAGGTACCTCGTCGCGCGGGGGAGGCTGGAGGAGGCCCGCTCCCTCGCCGGGAAGATGGGCGTCGAGGTTCCTCGGCCTGAGCCCGTGAGGAGGACGAGCCTCAGGGACCTCGTCAGCAAGCCTTACGCGAGGCGCACGGCAATGCTCTGGGTGCACTGGTTCTGCCTAGTCCTCGCGTACTGGGGGATCTTCCTGTGGCTTACCGACATCCTGCACGCGCGGGGCATCCCCTTCGTGAAGAGCCTCGACTACTCGATCGCGATCACGCTCGCCCAGATCCCAGGCTACCTCTCCGCAGCCTACCTCATCGAAACCCTCGGCCGGAGGTGGTTGCTCGCAGGATACATGCTCGGCGCCGGCACTGCTAGCGCTCTCATGTGGCTCTCCACCTCCGAGCCGGAAGTCCTCCTGTACGGCTCCCTCGTCTCCTTCTTCAACCTCGGAGCCTGGGGGATCACCTACGCGTACACGCCGGAGCTCTACCCTACAGCGCTCAGGGGCACTGGCAGCGGCTGGGCTAACTCGTTCGGCCGGGTAGGCGGCATCCTCGGCCCCTACATCGCGGGCGTGCTGATGCAGGCTTACGGAGACCCGCTCGCCCCCTTCCTGCTCTTCGCCGCAGTCCACGTCATCTCCGCGGCAGTCGTGGGAGCCCTGGGCGTAGAGACCAAGGGCAAGCCGCTGGAGGAGCTCGTAGAGTAG
- a CDS encoding metal-dependent transcriptional regulator, protein MPVRGEDYLALLYRLKELGVEARLSVISRELGVRAPSALRELSRLESRGLVSKSKPIYFLTEAGLEVAEQVVLRHRVLERFLADVLKADPYRAHSIAHQLEHAVEFAELVDAHIGSPSFCPHGNPVPGRASTKVVPLTEAGVGMHRLARIGELKASLEWVRTLKLQPGRPIAVKKVERGGVVVEWSGGTYTLPLPAARLLFVEKR, encoded by the coding sequence GTGCCCGTTAGAGGAGAGGACTACCTCGCGCTCCTGTACCGCTTGAAGGAGCTGGGAGTCGAGGCGCGGCTCAGCGTGATCTCTAGGGAGCTGGGGGTCCGCGCGCCCTCAGCGCTGCGCGAGCTCTCGAGGCTCGAGAGCCGGGGGCTCGTCTCCAAGAGCAAGCCGATCTACTTCCTCACAGAGGCAGGGCTCGAGGTGGCGGAGCAGGTAGTGCTGAGGCACAGGGTTCTCGAGCGCTTCCTGGCGGACGTTCTGAAAGCCGACCCCTACAGAGCGCACAGCATAGCGCACCAGCTGGAGCACGCGGTCGAGTTCGCGGAGTTGGTGGACGCGCACATCGGCAGCCCGAGCTTCTGCCCCCACGGGAACCCGGTGCCCGGGAGAGCCTCCACGAAGGTTGTCCCGCTCACCGAGGCAGGAGTCGGGATGCACAGGCTTGCAAGGATCGGGGAGCTCAAAGCTTCCCTCGAGTGGGTTAGGACACTTAAGCTGCAGCCAGGCCGGCCTATCGCGGTCAAAAAGGTTGAGCGCGGCGGAGTGGTCGTGGAGTGGTCCGGGGGCACCTACACGCTGCCGCTACCGGCCGCGAGGCTCCTCTTCGTGGAGAAGAGGTGA
- a CDS encoding FeoA family protein, translating into MATLDEVPEGSRAVVVDVAEQGWGLRKRLLEMGLVPGTTVEVVRNSRGPILVRVRGATLALGRGLARKIVVEVAEGASVQP; encoded by the coding sequence TTGGCGACTCTCGACGAGGTTCCCGAAGGATCGAGGGCCGTGGTCGTGGACGTGGCGGAGCAGGGCTGGGGGTTGAGGAAGCGCTTGCTCGAGATGGGGCTCGTCCCCGGGACGACGGTGGAAGTCGTCAGGAACAGCAGGGGGCCGATCCTGGTCAGGGTGAGGGGGGCGACTCTAGCCCTTGGGAGGGGGCTCGCGAGGAAGATCGTCGTAGAGGTGGCGGAAGGTGCTAGCGTGCAGCCGTGA
- the feoB gene encoding ferrous iron transport protein B — protein MLACSRDPAEPRLEGAARVAVVGSPNVGKSTLFTRLTGRVAHIANWPGTTVERKEGLLKLDGKTVVLVDTPGVYSLAGISEEERITRDYLLRGDWDAVLVLVDAVAPEKTLYMALHVRELTGRVVVALTKWDEAHARGVHVHVDQLERALKAPVIPVSGVTGEGLSELRRAIAEVVEAGGAEPLVIDYGVLERAISELARDLSGLEVELRAPPRWIAVKLLEGDEYALRAVLRAGGSRIVEKAEKLRQELQRSGVDVEEAAIAARFRFVDSVCRKAVVRLLLRERRGLLERVLLHPAAGPFASLALLLSLFTVVFAVNTGFPLTLILEQLGFSELAESVESYTLSGLISSLFDSLSRALDRALAEAGVSGPLAGILVEGFLPGAALVLTFFPLIFTALFILAFLEDSGVGPLAAVSLHNTLKRAGLSGRAIYPMLISLGCNVPGVLSTRASTDATERLELIFSIPFIPCQARLVVLLAFAAAYFGGGFQALAPLALVYAASFTMLLLTSLAIRKLRGAREPPELLLELPPLHKPSLKVLWWITWDYVKHFLKRAGFIIFVLGVALWGLTSYGPHGPASTPAESFAGILGKHLSPIMLPFGVHGSAAEALAFAMLAGLLAKEVVLLSLVGFTGAAGPLEALSSLGLTGAQALALMVFYTTYMPCLATLSAVYSETASLKLTLAALAWSLAAALAASLLAYALGLALLG, from the coding sequence GTGCTAGCGTGCAGCCGTGACCCTGCTGAGCCACGCCTGGAAGGCGCTGCGCGCGTAGCGGTAGTGGGCAGCCCCAACGTGGGCAAGTCCACGCTCTTCACCAGGCTGACAGGCCGGGTAGCGCACATCGCTAACTGGCCTGGAACCACGGTCGAGCGCAAGGAAGGGTTGCTGAAGCTCGACGGGAAGACAGTCGTCCTGGTCGACACGCCCGGCGTGTACTCGCTCGCCGGCATCAGCGAGGAGGAGCGCATCACCCGCGACTACCTCTTGAGGGGGGACTGGGACGCTGTCCTCGTGCTTGTCGACGCGGTAGCCCCGGAGAAGACGCTCTACATGGCTCTCCACGTGCGAGAGCTGACGGGGCGGGTGGTCGTCGCGCTGACGAAGTGGGATGAAGCGCACGCGAGAGGGGTGCACGTGCACGTCGACCAGCTTGAGAGGGCTCTCAAGGCTCCCGTGATCCCGGTCTCGGGGGTCACGGGGGAAGGGCTCAGCGAGCTGCGCCGCGCTATAGCGGAGGTGGTGGAGGCTGGGGGTGCGGAGCCGCTGGTCATCGACTACGGTGTTCTCGAGCGGGCGATCTCGGAGCTCGCGCGAGACCTCAGCGGGCTGGAAGTGGAGTTGAGGGCCCCGCCCCGCTGGATCGCTGTAAAGCTTCTCGAAGGTGATGAGTACGCTCTGAGAGCCGTCCTGAGAGCTGGGGGGAGCCGCATCGTCGAGAAGGCTGAGAAGCTTAGGCAGGAGCTGCAGCGCTCAGGGGTGGACGTGGAGGAAGCTGCTATCGCGGCTAGGTTCAGGTTCGTCGACTCGGTGTGCAGGAAGGCGGTGGTCCGCCTACTCCTGCGGGAGCGGCGGGGGCTGCTGGAGAGGGTTCTCCTCCACCCTGCTGCCGGGCCCTTCGCCTCGCTCGCCCTCCTGCTCTCGCTGTTCACGGTAGTCTTCGCGGTTAACACCGGGTTCCCTCTCACGCTGATCCTGGAGCAGCTGGGCTTCTCGGAGCTGGCGGAGTCGGTGGAATCCTACACGCTATCCGGCCTCATCTCGAGCCTTTTCGACAGCCTTTCGCGAGCCCTGGATCGGGCTCTAGCCGAGGCGGGCGTCAGCGGGCCGCTAGCGGGCATCCTGGTGGAAGGCTTCCTGCCGGGTGCTGCGCTGGTGCTCACCTTCTTCCCGCTAATCTTCACAGCGCTGTTCATCCTAGCTTTCCTTGAGGATAGCGGCGTAGGCCCGCTCGCAGCAGTATCGCTCCATAACACGCTGAAGCGCGCCGGCCTATCCGGGCGCGCGATCTACCCTATGCTCATCAGCCTCGGCTGCAACGTCCCCGGAGTTCTCTCCACTAGAGCCAGCACCGACGCCACCGAGAGGCTCGAGCTGATCTTCAGCATCCCCTTCATCCCATGCCAGGCGAGGCTAGTAGTGCTCCTCGCTTTCGCAGCCGCGTACTTCGGGGGAGGCTTCCAGGCTCTAGCCCCCCTCGCGCTGGTCTACGCAGCTTCCTTCACCATGCTCTTACTCACGTCGCTGGCGATCCGCAAGCTCCGCGGCGCCCGGGAACCCCCCGAGCTGCTGCTAGAGCTCCCGCCCCTCCACAAGCCCTCGCTGAAAGTCCTCTGGTGGATCACGTGGGACTACGTGAAGCATTTCCTCAAGCGCGCCGGCTTCATAATCTTCGTCCTGGGCGTTGCTCTCTGGGGCTTAACCTCCTACGGGCCCCACGGCCCGGCGAGCACCCCCGCGGAGAGCTTCGCAGGGATCCTCGGCAAGCACCTCTCGCCCATCATGCTCCCCTTCGGCGTCCACGGAAGCGCCGCTGAAGCGCTCGCCTTCGCGATGCTAGCCGGCCTCCTGGCGAAGGAGGTTGTCCTGCTCTCCCTCGTCGGCTTCACCGGGGCAGCCGGCCCCCTCGAGGCTCTCTCATCCCTCGGCCTGACGGGAGCGCAGGCCCTCGCCCTCATGGTCTTCTACACGACCTACATGCCCTGCTTGGCGACGCTGTCAGCTGTGTACAGCGAGACAGCGAGCCTGAAGCTAACCCTAGCCGCCCTCGCCTGGTCCCTCGCGGCCGCCCTCGCGGCGAGCCTGCTAGCCTACGCTCTAGGGCTCGCTCTCCTCGGCTGA